From Strigops habroptila isolate Jane chromosome 1, bStrHab1.2.pri, whole genome shotgun sequence, a single genomic window includes:
- the MPLKIP gene encoding LOW QUALITY PROTEIN: M-phase-specific PLK1-interacting protein (The sequence of the model RefSeq protein was modified relative to this genomic sequence to represent the inferred CDS: deleted 2 bases in 1 codon), with protein sequence MRYKSLFSRLPGSKLDARHLQGTRRRGLGSGSLRVLPLLRPFPLPLPDRGPCYPGVPGLAFPAPERFETGTLQPPGGDKGRKRKTASSDTAPEAPPLRRLIALRHRLAARVMYRQSFRPPTPPYAGHGFRSPPSGGGPMPPSPRGYGSPHHTPPYMPWPGPYGSGHSPRGHGFHGGGRFGSPAQGGHTPRRPQSVSPRYPAPYGSKSPAGAALHPQQHKRSPGGFQRPYQGSPRTSTPFGTAHGREKRVSNDVENYYRPSMLEDPWAGLEPVSVKDINQQYSSEQTTYTGKKGRYFS encoded by the exons ATGCGTTACAAATCGCTGTTCAGCCGGCTTCCCGGCTCCAAGCTGGACGCACGGCACCTGCAGGGAACACGCCGGCGGGGACTCGGCTCCGGCTCGCTCCGGGTCCTTCCCCTTCTCCGgccctttccccttcccttgccCGATCGCGGACCCTGCTACCCGGGTGTCCCAGGCCTGGCCTTCCCCGCCCCGGAACGCTTTGAGACCGGAACTTTGCAGCCGCCTGGCGGGGAtaaggggaggaagaggaaaacgGCGAGCAGCGACACCGCCCCG GAGGCGCCGCCGCTGCGCAGGTTAATTGCCCTCCGCCATCGCCTCGCCGCCAGGGTCATGTACAGGCAGAGCTTCCGCCCCCCGACGCCTCCGTACGCGGGCCACGGCTTCCGGAGCCCTCCGTCCGGCGGAGGCCCCATGCCGCCCTCCCCGCGGGGCTACGGGAGCCCCCACCACACGCCGCCCTACATGCCCTGGCCTGGGCCTTACGGCAGCGGCCACTCGCCCCGAGGACACGGCTTCCATGGCGGCGGGCGGTTCGGGAGCCCCGCGCAGGGCGGGCATACCCCGCGCCGGCCGCAGAGCGTCAGCCCCCGGTACCCGGCGCCCTACGGCAGCAAATCCCCGGCTGGAGCTGCCCTGCACCCGCAGCAGCACAAGCGGTCGCCCGGGGGCTTCCAGCGGCCCTACCAG GGATCACCCAGGACATCTACTCCATTTGGTACAGCGCatggcagagagaaaagagtGTCTAATGATGTGGAAAACTATTACAGACCTTCAATGCTTGAGGACCCATGGGCTGGCCTAGAGCCAGTTTCTGTTAAAGACATAAACCAACAATACAGCAGTGAGCAAACAACATATACTGGTAAAAAAGGGAGGTATTTCAGCTAA